Below is a window of Fibrobacter sp. UWB11 DNA.
ATCACGCAAAGCATCCATCGAGGTGTTGTCTTCTTCGTCCGTATTCGGAAGCGATGCTGCAAGACTTGCAAAGACATTGTCTTCTTCTGCAACTTCAGCCACCTCGGAATCATTGTCCACATCCATCGTAAATGAACTATCGTCATCCATCGGCGGAGCAACCATGCTTGCCTGTTCTTCTTCGGTCAGAACATCGTATTCATCCTTCCAGAATGCATCCAACGGATCCATATCGTGAACACGACGGAAACATGCGTTACGCTCGGCAACTTTACCAAGCTTATCGTAGGATTCCCCCATTCTCTTATGAGCAGACAGGCAGAACGGGTCCTTGGCGAGCACCTTCTTATATTCAGAAATGCTCCCTGCAAAATCCTGTTTACCCGACAAAATCTTTGCACGCACCAACATAGCCGGAACATCGGACGGCGATGCGGCAAGAGCTTCATCGACCAACTTCAACGCAGCTTCGTAGTCACCCGAAGCACGTTCCATATCAGCAAGCCAGGCCAAAGCCTGTGAATGCCCCTTAGTCTTTTTTACAGCCTTTTTGAGAGAATCCAACGTTACAGCCATCATTTCTCCAATGGAAGAAGAACAGCTTCATCCGCCAAAAGTACAGGAATTCCCTCGCGAACCGGATAGAGACGAGCTCCGTCTGGCGTCACAAGGGCTTCAGTTAAAATATCAATTACACTTTCACCAGCAACGTTCTTTACAGAACCCGCTTGAATAGCGCTGTTCACAAGAGCGATTGTATCCGCATCAGCCTGAGATAGAGGCTGACGTGTTTCCGGGCAGCAAAGAATGCTTAACAATTTAGAATCGAGCATATGACCTTTTTTAAATCGGTTATTTCATAAAAAAAAATAACACAATTTTTACAAAAAAGGGCGTTTTAACGAAGATATTTGAGATTTACAAGGGCAAAATTGCCATTTTTTCCGTTTCCGATGAGCAAATACACGCACATTCCGAGTTTATCGAGCCAATTTATGTCGAAATTTTCGCGATATCCGGAGAAATTGGAGACTACCAAAAGCTCACGGCAGCCCGTGCGGTTGCAGATGTTTTCCATCTGAGAAAGGGGCCCGAGCAGGTGCTTGCGGTTCTCTTCGGAGAGCTTTTCGGGTTCGCCGCTCACGCAGCCGAGAATTTCGATGCCGGGGATGACGTTGTAGCTATCGAACCAGTTGTTCAGGGAATCTTCGCGACCGCCGAGCAGAATGGAGCGGTGGCGTTTTTTCGCAAAGATACGGTAGAAATAGTTTATCCAGAATGCAACGCGGCGCCAAGCAAGGAGAACCAGCGGGATAAAGAGACTGGAACAGACAGCATAGACGCACCACCCAATACTGGGATAGATTGTAGACTTGTCTCCCGGGACATAAGAAAATTGGGCAAAGTAACGGAATACCTCATACCCACCAACAGCAAGAAGGTTCAGTGGCACAAGGTACTGCAAGAACTTTTCGCCCTTGAGGCTGGATTCCGTGTATTCCCCACGGAAAATAAGAAAGACCATATTAACAATGGCGACCAAGCCAACAAGCCACCAGTCTTCAAAAGTCGTTATCACCCCGATGGATTCCTTAATGGATGTAAAAATGCATCCGTCGTTTCCCAAACCGGGCAAAAATACAAGTGCCCACAGCGCCACAACGCCCAAATCGAGGAACATCTTCCAGAACTTCGGAATCAAGCGCGAGAACATGCCCACGAACGCCGCAAATAAAATACCGAAAGACACGAGGAAGTTCGGAACAAAGTAAAGATCTTTGTGCTTTTTCACAAAGATAAGCATAGCCTTGTAGAAGTCCACGTAGGAACCCCAACGGCGTGTACGGCAACTCTGTCCCTTAAAGTGCAGAATATTCGTGACCGGCGTGTAATAGTTCTTGAGACCCATCTGCTTCGTCCGGAAACAGAGATCCAAGTCTTCACCGTACATGAAGTAGTCTTCGTCAAAGCCGTTCAGCTTTTCATAAACATCGCGACGGATGCAGAAGAACGAGCCACTCACGGCATCGACTTCAATCATCTCGTCCGGATCGGCGTACGTCATGTTATAGCTGGCGAGTGTCTTGCTCTTCGGGAAAAGTGCAGCAAGACCAATCGTCTTCGACACTGCAGAAACAATCGTCGGGAAAGAGCGGCGGCATGCCCATTGGAGCGTTCCGTCTTCGTTCAGAATTCGGCAACCGACAGTACCTGCATCCGGATGTTCTTCCATAAACTGGAGCATTTCGCGGAAAGCGTTCTTCGAAATGATCGTATCCGGATTGATGAAGAACAGGTACGGCTTAGTCGCATGCTTTTCAGCGAGGTTACAGCCTTTACCAAAGCCCAAATTTTCCTTGGAGTCAATCCATTCCACTTCCGGGAAGAAGTTCTTGATTTCGGGAATAATCGGTTCGGTGGAACCGTTATCCAGAACGATAATCTGCGAATCGATTTCTTCACAAGCATCGCGCACAGACTTGAGGCATGCCGGAATGAAGTCGCAAGAATTATAAGCAATGATAATGACAGAACAAGAAAGCATAATAGACAATTCCAAACTTTACAGGGTCCTTCACGCTTACGCGTTCAGGATGACGAGATGCAGAACTACGCGAGTCCGAGACGAAGCTTGAGCACGAGGAAGAATGCTTCGGAGATGATTCCGCCGCTCATCTTGGAGGTACCACGGGTGCGGTCCGTAAAGATGATGGGGATTTCCTTGACGCGGAGCCCCTTCTTCCAAATCTTGAAGGTCGTTTCAATCTGGAAGCAGTATCCGTCACTCTTCATCTTGTCGAGGTTCAAGGCCTGCAATGCTTCACGGCGGAAGCACTTGAAACCACCCGTGGCATCGCTAATCGGGAGGCCCGTCACAAGTCGTGTATAGACGTTTGCACCATAGCTGAGGATTAGACGGCGAAGGTCCCAGTTCACCACGCTGATGCGGTGATCCTGATAACGGCTACCAAGCACGAGGTCAGCATCTTCGGCAGTTTCCAAGAATCTGTTCAAGTCCGTCGGAGCATGGCTAAAGTCTGCATCCATTTCGAACACGCGTTCATAATCACGTTCTAGCGCCCACTTGAAGCCCATCACGTAAGCGGAACCGAGTCCCATCTTACCCTTGCGGCGAAGCAAGTGGATTCTAGGATTCTTGTCGGCTTCGGCCTGAACAAGGTCCCCCGTTCCATCCGGCGAACCATCGTCCACAACAAGAATTTCAAGACAATCATTCTGTTCCAAAATCGCCGACATGATGAGAAGAATATTCTCCTTCTCATTGTAGGTGGGAACAATCACCAAACTCTTAGGGAACGCCATTAAATACCTCTCTAAACACAAATCTATACAAAATTACAATTCACCAATCGAGTCAGAAACAGGATAGGATCGTTTTCTATTTCCGTTCATCATTTCGCCAAGAAGACCAAGCGAAAAGAATTGAACGCTCATCACTAGCGAGAATGCACCCGCCAACAAGAGCGGACGCACATGCATCTCCCCTGTCTGAATCCATTCATAGCCAAAATAACCGCAAATGCCAAGGCCCAAAGCAAGCAACAACAGCCCGACAAGACCAAAGAAATGAAGCGGTTTGGAGGAGAAGCTACGCATGAACATCAAGGAGACGAGATCCAAAAATCCGCTCACCAGACGGGAAACGCCATACTTCGAAACGCCATGAACACGGGCACGGTGAGCAACCGGCATTTCAGTAATGCGGAAGCCCTGCCACTTGGCCATCACCGGAATAAAGCGGTGGTAGTCGCCA
It encodes the following:
- a CDS encoding Trm112 family protein translates to MLDSKLLSILCCPETRQPLSQADADTIALVNSAIQAGSVKNVAGESVIDILTEALVTPDGARLYPVREGIPVLLADEAVLLPLEK
- a CDS encoding glycosyltransferase family 2 protein; translated protein: MLSCSVIIIAYNSCDFIPACLKSVRDACEEIDSQIIVLDNGSTEPIIPEIKNFFPEVEWIDSKENLGFGKGCNLAEKHATKPYLFFINPDTIISKNAFREMLQFMEEHPDAGTVGCRILNEDGTLQWACRRSFPTIVSAVSKTIGLAALFPKSKTLASYNMTYADPDEMIEVDAVSGSFFCIRRDVYEKLNGFDEDYFMYGEDLDLCFRTKQMGLKNYYTPVTNILHFKGQSCRTRRWGSYVDFYKAMLIFVKKHKDLYFVPNFLVSFGILFAAFVGMFSRLIPKFWKMFLDLGVVALWALVFLPGLGNDGCIFTSIKESIGVITTFEDWWLVGLVAIVNMVFLIFRGEYTESSLKGEKFLQYLVPLNLLAVGGYEVFRYFAQFSYVPGDKSTIYPSIGWCVYAVCSSLFIPLVLLAWRRVAFWINYFYRIFAKKRHRSILLGGREDSLNNWFDSYNVIPGIEILGCVSGEPEKLSEENRKHLLGPLSQMENICNRTGCRELLVVSNFSGYRENFDINWLDKLGMCVYLLIGNGKNGNFALVNLKYLR
- a CDS encoding polyprenol monophosphomannose synthase, yielding MAFPKSLVIVPTYNEKENILLIMSAILEQNDCLEILVVDDGSPDGTGDLVQAEADKNPRIHLLRRKGKMGLGSAYVMGFKWALERDYERVFEMDADFSHAPTDLNRFLETAEDADLVLGSRYQDHRISVVNWDLRRLILSYGANVYTRLVTGLPISDATGGFKCFRREALQALNLDKMKSDGYCFQIETTFKIWKKGLRVKEIPIIFTDRTRGTSKMSGGIISEAFFLVLKLRLGLA